One genomic region from Xenopus laevis strain J_2021 chromosome 2L, Xenopus_laevis_v10.1, whole genome shotgun sequence encodes:
- the cbx5.L gene encoding chromobox protein homolog 5 isoform X1: MDITDTSTGPRPNRESVMGKKSKRASDASSSEEEEYVVEKVLDRRVVKGQVEYLLKWKGFSEEHNTWEPEKNLDCPELISEFMKKYKKVKEADPKPKTESTKRKAGSEEIRAKRRKESNDIARGFERGLEPEKIIGATDSCGELMFLMKWKDSDEADLVLAKEANVKCPQIVIAFYEERLTWHAYPEESESKEKEAVKS, from the exons GTCCCAGGCCCAATAGGGAGAGCGTAATGGGAAAAAAGAGCAAAAGAGCATCAGATGCCTCCTCCTCTGAGGAAGAAGAGTATGTTGTGGAAAAGGTTCTTGATCGAAGAGTGGTAAAGGGACAAGTAGAATACCTTCTAAAGTGGAAAGGATTCTCAGA AGAACACAACACGTGGGagccagaaaaaaaccttgattgtCCAGAGCTCATCTCTGAGTTTATGAAGAAGTACAAGAAAGTTAAAGAGGCTGACCCAAAACCCAAGACAGAAAGCACCAAAAGGAAAGCGGGAAGTGAGGAAATTAGGGCGAAGAGAAGGAAAGAG AGCAATGACATTGCACGGGGCTTCGAAAGAGGTTTGGAGCCAGAAAAGATCATTGGCGCTACAGATTCCTGTGGTGAGCTGATGTTCCTCATGAAATG GAAAGACTCTGATGAAGCCGACCTGGTTCTGGCAAAGGAAGCCAACGTGAAATGCCCACAGATCGTTATAGCATTTTATGAGGAGCGACTGACTTGGCACGCTTATCCTGAAGAGTCGGAAAGCAAAGAGAAAGAAGCGGTTAAAAGCTAA
- the cbx5.L gene encoding chromobox protein homolog 5 isoform X2 encodes MGKKSKRASDASSSEEEEYVVEKVLDRRVVKGQVEYLLKWKGFSEEHNTWEPEKNLDCPELISEFMKKYKKVKEADPKPKTESTKRKAGSEEIRAKRRKESNDIARGFERGLEPEKIIGATDSCGELMFLMKWKDSDEADLVLAKEANVKCPQIVIAFYEERLTWHAYPEESESKEKEAVKS; translated from the exons ATGGGAAAAAAGAGCAAAAGAGCATCAGATGCCTCCTCCTCTGAGGAAGAAGAGTATGTTGTGGAAAAGGTTCTTGATCGAAGAGTGGTAAAGGGACAAGTAGAATACCTTCTAAAGTGGAAAGGATTCTCAGA AGAACACAACACGTGGGagccagaaaaaaaccttgattgtCCAGAGCTCATCTCTGAGTTTATGAAGAAGTACAAGAAAGTTAAAGAGGCTGACCCAAAACCCAAGACAGAAAGCACCAAAAGGAAAGCGGGAAGTGAGGAAATTAGGGCGAAGAGAAGGAAAGAG AGCAATGACATTGCACGGGGCTTCGAAAGAGGTTTGGAGCCAGAAAAGATCATTGGCGCTACAGATTCCTGTGGTGAGCTGATGTTCCTCATGAAATG GAAAGACTCTGATGAAGCCGACCTGGTTCTGGCAAAGGAAGCCAACGTGAAATGCCCACAGATCGTTATAGCATTTTATGAGGAGCGACTGACTTGGCACGCTTATCCTGAAGAGTCGGAAAGCAAAGAGAAAGAAGCGGTTAAAAGCTAA